A single genomic interval of Chitinophaga sp. 180180018-3 harbors:
- a CDS encoding NAD(P)/FAD-dependent oxidoreductase, whose product MLPFDCGTCYCFNHRGMGFRDVIIIGGGLSGLTSAIHLSKAGLHVTIIEKSKYPVHKVCGEYVSNEVLPYLESLGADPASLHPSRINRLVISDHYGKTLETALPLGGFGISRYAFDQFLMQRVLESGVVVIEDTVTNVFFENDRFFIDTNSNGVFSAPVVLGAYGKRAALDSKLGRNFMNEKSPWLAVKGHYKGDFPVDTVGLHNFDGGYCGVSKVENDILNICYLVSYESFKNFKKIETHQEEVLFRNQHLKEIFQNSTLLFDKPLTISQISFSDKEKVLNHILMTGDTAGLIHPLCGNGMAMAIQSAQLASEKVLYYFGEGNRNRIAMEHAYTKAWNKLFSGRMRTGRVLSKLFQSEKLSATMMKGLILFPGLLSGIIRRTHGKPLKAAAECA is encoded by the coding sequence TTGCTGCCGTTTGATTGCGGCACCTGTTATTGTTTTAACCATAGGGGTATGGGGTTCAGAGATGTCATTATTATTGGCGGAGGCCTGTCGGGCCTCACAAGTGCTATTCATTTATCGAAAGCCGGCTTACACGTAACTATCATTGAAAAAAGCAAATACCCGGTCCATAAGGTCTGCGGAGAATATGTGTCCAATGAGGTACTTCCTTATCTGGAATCCCTGGGAGCTGATCCTGCTTCCCTGCATCCTTCCCGCATTAATCGTCTTGTTATTTCCGACCACTATGGTAAAACGCTGGAAACGGCTTTACCATTGGGAGGGTTCGGTATAAGCCGTTATGCTTTCGACCAGTTCCTCATGCAGCGGGTGTTGGAAAGCGGCGTGGTGGTTATCGAAGATACGGTCACCAATGTATTTTTTGAGAATGATCGTTTTTTTATAGACACCAACAGTAACGGTGTGTTTTCTGCTCCGGTGGTATTAGGAGCTTATGGAAAGAGAGCCGCGCTGGACAGTAAGCTGGGGCGTAACTTCATGAATGAAAAATCGCCCTGGCTGGCTGTGAAAGGCCACTACAAAGGTGATTTTCCTGTTGATACCGTTGGTTTGCACAATTTCGATGGTGGATACTGCGGGGTTTCGAAGGTAGAAAATGACATCCTTAATATCTGTTACCTGGTCAGCTATGAGAGTTTTAAGAATTTTAAAAAGATAGAAACCCATCAGGAGGAGGTGCTATTCCGTAATCAACACCTGAAGGAAATCTTTCAAAACAGTACTTTGTTATTTGATAAGCCATTAACTATCAGTCAGATATCTTTCTCAGACAAAGAGAAGGTATTGAATCATATATTGATGACCGGCGATACAGCCGGGTTGATACATCCGCTTTGCGGCAATGGTATGGCGATGGCCATACAAAGCGCGCAACTGGCCTCGGAAAAGGTGTTGTATTATTTCGGCGAGGGAAACAGAAACCGGATAGCGATGGAACATGCCTACACCAAAGCATGGAATAAGCTGTTCAGCGGTCGTATGCGAACCGGGAGGGTATTATCGAAACTATTCCAGAGCGAAAAACTATCAGCCACCATGATGAAAGGGTTGATCCTTTTTCCTGGCCTGCTGTCCGGCATTATCCGGCGCACACATGGCAAACCACTAAAAGCTGCAGCTGAATGCGCCTAG
- a CDS encoding methyltransferase domain-containing protein yields the protein MRLDTSQRSQEAEIMDDFNMEGALLIATLDKIARINTLLGGNRVTLDGVAALLKEIPPDQEITIADIGCGNGDMLRQLAVYFSKQSRKLRLIGIDANQATVTHARNLSLQYPDIVYYCQDITDPAFPEQSFDIILCTLTLHHFKEEEVRELMRMFCRQARLGLVINDLHRSVLAYRLFQLICVIFNLNSMVRKDGKISILRGFKRKELQHLSSELNIQYSLKWKWAFRYQWIINKI from the coding sequence ATGCGCCTAGATACGAGCCAGCGTAGCCAGGAGGCGGAGATCATGGACGATTTCAATATGGAAGGAGCGTTGCTTATTGCTACGCTCGACAAAATAGCCAGGATCAATACATTGCTCGGTGGTAACCGGGTAACATTGGATGGAGTGGCAGCATTACTGAAAGAGATACCGCCTGATCAGGAAATCACTATCGCCGATATCGGCTGTGGTAACGGAGATATGCTACGGCAATTGGCTGTTTATTTCAGCAAACAATCCCGTAAGCTCCGGCTCATAGGCATCGATGCTAACCAGGCTACGGTAACGCATGCACGGAATTTATCGCTGCAATACCCGGATATTGTTTATTATTGCCAGGATATTACTGATCCGGCTTTTCCGGAACAGTCGTTTGATATCATCTTATGTACGCTAACCCTGCATCATTTTAAAGAAGAAGAAGTCCGTGAGCTCATGAGGATGTTCTGCCGGCAGGCCCGACTAGGCCTGGTAATCAACGATCTTCATCGTAGTGTGCTGGCCTATCGCCTGTTTCAACTGATATGTGTTATCTTCAACCTGAACAGCATGGTGCGGAAAGATGGGAAGATATCCATACTACGCGGATTCAAAAGGAAAGAACTACAGCATTTATCATCTGAGTTAAATATACAGTACAGCCTCAAATGGAAGTGGGCTTTTCGGTATCAATGGATAATCAATAAAATATGA
- a CDS encoding type III polyketide synthase, whose translation MSVKIQAVAKALPPHSRSLTEIMPYLEVWLQDQDDRFIRKVKKIFENAGVERRYSIMGPEDVFTSTSFEDKNNLYQREMKKLGVACLQGALDKANLKGTDIDYIITVSCTGFMIPSIDAYLINELQLRQDIVRLPVTEMGCAAGVSGIIYAKKMLEASPGKRAAVIALESPTVTFQHQDFSMANIVSAAIFGDGAACAILSSHETDKGPDIIAEEMYHFYDAEYLMGFHLSNTGLKMVLDVEVPEKIEANFGNIVHPFLAKHGLTIADIQHLIFHPGGRKIIDLVETLFSNMGKKLDDTKDILRYYGNMSSATVLYVMERFMDQQIPKGDKGLMLSFGPGFSAQRVLLQW comes from the coding sequence ATGAGCGTTAAAATTCAAGCTGTCGCGAAAGCCTTGCCCCCTCATTCACGATCCCTCACGGAAATTATGCCATATCTTGAAGTCTGGCTACAGGACCAGGACGACCGCTTTATCCGCAAGGTGAAGAAGATATTTGAGAATGCCGGCGTGGAAAGACGCTATTCAATCATGGGGCCTGAAGATGTTTTTACCAGCACTTCCTTTGAAGATAAAAACAATCTTTATCAACGGGAAATGAAGAAGCTCGGAGTTGCCTGTTTACAGGGCGCGTTGGACAAAGCCAATCTGAAAGGAACAGATATCGACTATATCATTACTGTTAGCTGCACCGGCTTCATGATACCATCTATAGATGCTTATCTTATCAATGAACTGCAATTACGACAGGACATCGTCAGACTTCCTGTAACCGAAATGGGCTGTGCAGCTGGTGTCTCTGGTATTATATACGCCAAAAAAATGCTGGAGGCCAGTCCGGGTAAACGGGCGGCTGTCATAGCGCTGGAATCTCCCACGGTTACATTTCAGCATCAGGATTTTTCCATGGCTAACATTGTGAGCGCTGCGATATTCGGGGATGGCGCGGCCTGCGCGATATTGTCGTCGCATGAAACGGATAAAGGCCCCGACATTATCGCAGAAGAAATGTATCACTTCTATGATGCGGAGTACCTGATGGGTTTCCACTTGTCCAACACCGGTCTTAAAATGGTGCTGGACGTGGAAGTACCGGAAAAGATCGAAGCTAATTTCGGAAATATTGTACATCCGTTTCTGGCTAAACATGGGTTGACTATCGCAGACATTCAGCACCTGATTTTTCATCCGGGAGGAAGGAAGATTATAGATCTTGTAGAAACCCTTTTCAGCAATATGGGTAAGAAACTGGACGATACTAAAGATATTCTTCGTTATTACGGCAACATGTCGAGCGCCACGGTGTTATATGTAATGGAACGATTTATGGATCAACAAATACCCAAAGGCGATAAAGGGCTGATGCTTAGTTTCGGGCCGGGCTTTTCTGCACAGCGGGTTTTATTACAATGGTAA
- a CDS encoding SDR family oxidoreductase produces MVNEFTSYWALILGGSSGLGLAAAKKLAAHGMNLCIVHRDTRVALPALQAAADNMRAGGVQVLTFNIDVLDTSKREMVLQQLQDAMGTAGRVRCLLHSIARGSMKAMPALQADDFNSTLQYMALSLYDWSVAVLDRQLFATDARILSFTSDGSYKAIPHYAAVSAAKVSLEAITRSMALEFAPMGIRANCIRAGIINTPALQHIPGSEQLLEYGVARNPFGRLTTPEDVADVVYLLCKDEAAWINGSIIPVDGGTHIH; encoded by the coding sequence ATGGTAAACGAATTCACATCATACTGGGCGTTGATACTGGGAGGCAGCAGCGGTCTCGGACTGGCGGCTGCGAAGAAACTGGCCGCTCATGGCATGAATCTTTGTATTGTACATCGGGATACGAGGGTTGCTTTGCCTGCACTACAGGCGGCTGCAGACAATATGCGGGCAGGTGGAGTGCAGGTGCTTACCTTTAATATCGATGTGCTGGACACCAGTAAAAGAGAAATGGTGTTGCAGCAGCTGCAGGATGCCATGGGCACTGCGGGCCGTGTTCGTTGTTTGTTGCACAGCATTGCCCGAGGTAGCATGAAAGCCATGCCTGCCCTGCAAGCGGACGATTTCAACAGCACGTTGCAATATATGGCGCTGAGCCTGTACGACTGGAGTGTGGCGGTATTAGACAGGCAACTTTTTGCTACCGATGCGCGTATTCTTTCTTTCACGAGTGATGGCAGTTATAAAGCTATTCCGCATTATGCAGCGGTGTCGGCTGCGAAAGTTTCACTGGAAGCCATTACAAGAAGCATGGCGCTGGAGTTTGCACCGATGGGTATCCGTGCTAATTGCATCCGCGCCGGGATCATCAATACACCTGCATTGCAGCATATCCCGGGAAGTGAGCAATTGCTTGAGTATGGAGTAGCCAGGAATCCATTTGGTCGTCTTACTACGCCGGAAGATGTGGCAGATGTGGTGTACCTGTTGTGCAAAGATGAAGCGGCATGGATCAATGGTTCCATCATACCGGTCGACGGAGGAACGCATATTCATTAG
- a CDS encoding hydroxymyristoyl-ACP dehydratase gives MTKEAVIERLPYASPFLFVDELEYIDNESVTGTYTFHADMPCYQGHFKGHPVTPGVLLTEVMAQIGLVCLGIYISGDDNTQQLPSVALTSTQVDFYIPVLPGEKVKVRAEKVYFRFGKLKCRTALYNEKNELVCDGIIAGMIIRNKHE, from the coding sequence ATGACAAAAGAAGCAGTAATAGAACGGTTGCCATATGCATCACCTTTCCTGTTTGTGGATGAACTGGAGTATATCGATAATGAAAGTGTAACAGGGACGTATACATTCCACGCTGATATGCCCTGTTATCAGGGACATTTCAAAGGTCATCCTGTTACGCCCGGAGTATTGCTGACAGAGGTGATGGCACAGATAGGACTGGTTTGTCTGGGTATTTATATTTCGGGAGATGATAATACGCAACAGTTACCATCTGTAGCTTTGACATCTACCCAGGTAGATTTTTACATCCCTGTGTTGCCCGGTGAAAAAGTAAAAGTGAGGGCAGAAAAAGTATACTTCAGATTTGGTAAGCTGAAATGCCGGACAGCATTGTATAATGAGAAGAATGAACTGGTATGCGATGGTATTATTGCCGGAATGATTATTCGAAATAAACATGAATAA
- a CDS encoding beta-ketoacyl-[acyl-carrier-protein] synthase family protein, translated as MNKRVVITGLGVVSPNGTGLPAFREAVKKGVSGIRFDEQMAALKFSCQIMGRPEIPEALLQQYFDELELKQLSSTGIIYGVMAGMEAWADAGLALPDEMAEPDWNSGTIFGAGISGVEKFRDSVYKVDDLQVRRLGSTVVTQVMASGISAFLGGKLALGNQVTTNSSACTTGAESLLLAYDRIRQGHATRMLAGSTGESGPYIWAGFDAMKVCTFRSNDKPEAGSRPMSASAAGIVPGSGAGALLLESLDSALARQAPIYAEVLGGSINSGGQRNGGSMTAPNSAAVQRCIRDALQQAGVQGKDIDVINGHLTATGKDAEEVKSWSIALERSGIDFPYLNALKSMVGHCLGASGSIELVAAALQLKEGFLFPNLNCEDLHPGIAEIVDHSRIPQQLLYKDINLLAKASFGFGDVNACIILRKYQQS; from the coding sequence ATGAATAAGAGGGTCGTCATAACAGGATTGGGCGTAGTGTCGCCAAACGGAACAGGCTTACCTGCCTTTCGTGAGGCGGTGAAGAAAGGTGTATCGGGAATACGCTTTGATGAGCAAATGGCAGCGTTGAAATTTTCCTGCCAGATTATGGGCCGACCGGAGATACCGGAAGCGTTGTTACAGCAATACTTCGATGAGCTGGAGCTGAAGCAGTTGAGTAGTACTGGTATCATCTATGGCGTGATGGCAGGTATGGAAGCCTGGGCAGATGCGGGGCTGGCGTTGCCGGATGAAATGGCTGAGCCGGACTGGAACAGCGGTACCATATTCGGAGCGGGTATTTCCGGAGTAGAAAAATTCCGGGATTCGGTTTATAAAGTAGATGACTTACAAGTACGGCGTTTAGGCAGTACCGTAGTCACGCAGGTGATGGCCAGTGGAATCAGTGCATTTCTTGGAGGGAAGCTGGCATTGGGTAACCAGGTCACTACTAACTCTTCCGCCTGTACGACGGGCGCGGAGAGTTTGCTGTTGGCGTACGACAGGATCCGGCAGGGGCATGCCACGCGTATGCTGGCCGGTAGCACCGGTGAAAGCGGGCCATATATATGGGCGGGTTTCGATGCGATGAAAGTATGTACTTTCCGATCCAATGACAAGCCCGAAGCAGGATCCAGGCCCATGAGCGCCAGTGCAGCCGGTATAGTGCCTGGCAGTGGTGCAGGAGCTTTGTTGCTGGAATCGCTGGATAGCGCATTAGCGCGCCAGGCGCCAATCTATGCAGAGGTCCTGGGAGGCAGCATCAACTCAGGCGGCCAGCGCAATGGCGGAAGCATGACAGCGCCCAACAGTGCAGCAGTGCAACGTTGCATCCGGGATGCCCTGCAACAGGCCGGTGTACAGGGGAAGGATATCGATGTCATCAACGGTCATCTGACTGCCACTGGTAAAGATGCGGAAGAAGTGAAAAGCTGGAGTATTGCACTGGAACGCAGCGGGATCGATTTTCCCTATCTTAATGCGTTGAAATCGATGGTGGGCCATTGTTTGGGAGCATCGGGAAGTATAGAGCTGGTAGCGGCCGCATTGCAGCTTAAAGAAGGCTTCCTGTTTCCCAATCTTAACTGTGAAGACCTGCATCCGGGGATAGCGGAAATAGTGGACCACTCAAGAATTCCGCAACAGCTATTATATAAAGACATAAATTTATTGGCGAAGGCGAGTTTTGGTTTTGGAGATGTGAACGCCTGTATTATTCTCAGGAAATACCAGCAATCTTAA
- a CDS encoding acyl carrier protein, which yields MDQATFIAQLKDIVKPYAKNQEALEQISLSTDFINDLKINSANLVDVVLDVEEKYDIVIQNEEMERMLNVQAAMDIVNAKLQQK from the coding sequence ATGGATCAAGCAACATTTATCGCGCAACTGAAAGATATAGTGAAACCTTATGCGAAGAATCAGGAAGCGCTGGAGCAGATCAGTTTATCGACCGATTTTATCAACGACCTGAAAATTAATTCTGCTAACCTTGTGGATGTGGTGCTGGACGTGGAAGAAAAATACGATATCGTTATCCAGAACGAAGAAATGGAACGTATGCTGAATGTACAGGCAGCTATGGACATTGTAAATGCAAAGTTGCAACAGAAATGA
- a CDS encoding 4'-phosphopantetheinyl transferase superfamily protein has translation MIGNDIVDLHAAAKESNIFRRGFLGKIFLPAEQAYIAAAACPATMAWQLWSWKEAVYKIVHRQTRQRTYAPQQFSCEISGTRGSVTHQQQQYYVISTLDAGYVHTTAAVTPQLLQHLFVKIADYNGSDYTTIILPPQLEMLKDEYGIPYARCRYTNRVTPISVSHHGAYTAMVIM, from the coding sequence ATGATTGGCAACGATATAGTAGACCTGCATGCAGCAGCAAAGGAAAGCAATATTTTCCGCAGGGGATTCCTCGGGAAAATATTTCTGCCTGCAGAGCAGGCTTATATCGCAGCTGCAGCATGCCCGGCAACCATGGCATGGCAACTGTGGAGCTGGAAAGAAGCGGTGTATAAGATTGTACACCGGCAAACCCGGCAACGCACCTACGCCCCGCAGCAGTTCAGCTGCGAAATATCCGGTACCCGGGGTAGCGTAACCCACCAGCAGCAACAATATTATGTGATCAGCACATTGGATGCCGGCTATGTTCATACTACGGCAGCAGTTACGCCACAGTTATTACAGCACCTGTTTGTAAAGATTGCCGATTATAACGGTAGCGATTATACGACAATTATTTTGCCCCCACAGCTCGAAATGCTAAAAGATGAATACGGAATACCGTATGCCCGTTGCCGTTATACCAACCGAGTAACTCCCATATCGGTCAGTCACCATGGCGCATATACCGCGATGGTTATTATGTGA
- a CDS encoding PSD1 and planctomycete cytochrome C domain-containing protein produces the protein MFQRYAICAIALLCACNRGSAPDQQEEKLPELVDYNFNIRPILSDKCYACHGPDANKREAGLRLDIADSAYKALKDNPGAHAIVPGNPSASVAYQRISTTDTAQRMPPPSSNMALSTHEIKLIEKWIKQGAKFQPHWAFVAPVAPALPRVKEEKWARNEIDRFVLARMEDKGLEPNPAADRERLLKRLCLDLTGLPPTSERMERFAKDTTDAGYERMVDELLQDSAYGEKMAIHWMDVARYADSHGYQDDNYRSMWPWRDWVIHAFNENLSYKDFITWQLAGDMMPGATREQLLASGFNRNHKITEEGGVIDEEYRVEYVTDRTNTFGKSLLGITIECAHCHDHKYDPFSQKEYYELFAFFNSVKEVGLQSTVGGPETYAKTPYMEISKEDLQGVLKFINKQDTNRLIVSVMGDRDTARKTYILGRGNYDNPTLEVQPETPHAVLPFDSKKYPTNRLGLAAWLFDPRNPLTARVFVNQEWQEIFGRGIVKSTGDFGMQGDLPANPQLLDWLATDFMQHGWNIKRLMKQMVMSATYRQSAVVSPEKLRIDPENIYLSRGPRFRLPAELVRDLVLQSSGLLVHTIGGPSVKPYQPKGLWEMATSGRGILATYRQDHGAGLYRRGLYTFIKRTVPPPSMMIFDASNRDQCEVKRASTNTPLQALIMLNDPTVLEASRVLASRLMQADNDAARNIQQAFRLIVCRKPEQHETTLLQKYYEQQQQLYKRQPDNAMKLLRHGEYPMAANLDVASWAAMMQVITTIYNLEETLSKT, from the coding sequence ATGTTCCAACGTTATGCCATCTGTGCAATAGCCTTGTTGTGTGCTTGCAACAGGGGTAGTGCGCCGGATCAGCAGGAGGAAAAACTCCCTGAACTGGTGGACTATAATTTTAACATACGGCCTATTTTATCAGACAAATGCTATGCATGTCATGGCCCGGACGCTAATAAACGGGAAGCTGGCCTGCGGCTGGACATTGCTGACAGCGCTTACAAGGCGCTGAAGGATAATCCGGGCGCACACGCCATTGTACCCGGCAATCCGTCGGCCTCTGTGGCATATCAACGTATCAGCACTACAGACACTGCTCAGCGGATGCCGCCGCCTTCATCCAACATGGCGTTGAGTACGCATGAAATAAAACTGATTGAAAAATGGATTAAGCAGGGAGCCAAGTTCCAGCCTCACTGGGCTTTTGTAGCGCCTGTTGCTCCGGCGCTGCCCAGGGTGAAGGAAGAGAAATGGGCGCGCAACGAAATTGACCGGTTTGTGCTGGCTCGCATGGAAGACAAAGGGCTGGAGCCGAACCCTGCTGCGGACCGGGAGAGGCTGCTGAAGCGGCTGTGCCTTGACCTGACAGGACTGCCGCCTACATCGGAACGTATGGAGCGTTTTGCGAAAGATACTACTGATGCAGGATATGAGCGCATGGTAGACGAACTGTTGCAGGATAGCGCCTACGGCGAGAAAATGGCTATACACTGGATGGATGTGGCGAGGTATGCCGATTCACACGGGTATCAGGACGATAATTACCGCAGTATGTGGCCCTGGCGCGATTGGGTGATACATGCCTTTAATGAAAATCTTTCTTACAAAGACTTTATCACCTGGCAGCTGGCAGGCGACATGATGCCCGGTGCTACGCGGGAGCAATTGCTGGCATCCGGTTTCAACCGTAATCATAAAATCACTGAAGAAGGTGGGGTAATAGATGAAGAATACCGGGTAGAATACGTGACGGATCGTACGAATACATTTGGAAAAAGCCTGCTGGGTATTACGATAGAATGTGCGCATTGTCATGATCACAAGTATGATCCTTTCTCTCAGAAGGAGTATTATGAATTGTTTGCGTTCTTTAACAGTGTAAAAGAAGTAGGGCTGCAGTCGACCGTAGGCGGACCTGAAACCTACGCCAAGACGCCCTATATGGAGATCTCCAAAGAAGATCTGCAGGGGGTGTTGAAATTCATTAATAAGCAGGACACCAACCGCCTGATCGTATCCGTTATGGGCGACAGGGACACTGCGCGAAAAACGTATATCCTTGGCCGTGGGAACTATGATAACCCGACCCTGGAGGTACAGCCTGAAACGCCGCATGCGGTGTTGCCATTCGACAGTAAGAAGTATCCAACAAACCGGTTGGGTTTGGCCGCCTGGTTGTTCGATCCACGGAATCCGCTTACAGCAAGGGTTTTCGTTAACCAGGAATGGCAGGAAATATTCGGCAGAGGGATCGTTAAAAGCACCGGTGATTTTGGAATGCAGGGAGATCTGCCTGCCAATCCGCAGTTGCTCGACTGGCTGGCAACAGACTTTATGCAGCATGGATGGAATATAAAACGGTTAATGAAGCAGATGGTCATGTCGGCCACCTACCGGCAATCGGCAGTGGTTTCACCGGAGAAGCTACGCATCGATCCTGAGAATATTTATCTCTCCCGCGGGCCTCGTTTCCGCCTGCCGGCAGAGCTGGTCCGCGACCTTGTACTGCAAAGCAGCGGGCTGCTGGTGCATACCATCGGAGGGCCGAGTGTAAAGCCCTACCAGCCCAAAGGGCTTTGGGAGATGGCTACATCCGGCAGGGGGATCTTAGCAACCTACCGGCAGGATCATGGAGCGGGCCTTTACAGACGAGGACTATATACCTTCATCAAACGCACCGTGCCGCCACCTTCCATGATGATATTTGATGCCAGCAACCGCGACCAGTGTGAGGTGAAACGTGCCAGCACCAATACACCGCTGCAGGCATTGATCATGCTGAATGATCCTACTGTGCTGGAAGCATCGAGGGTATTGGCTTCCCGGCTGATGCAGGCCGATAATGATGCAGCGCGCAACATTCAGCAGGCCTTCCGTCTGATTGTGTGCCGCAAGCCTGAGCAGCATGAAACCACCTTGTTACAAAAGTATTATGAGCAGCAGCAACAGTTGTATAAACGTCAGCCGGATAATGCGATGAAACTGCTGCGTCATGGGGAATACCCGATGGCAGCAAATCTGGATGTAGCCTCCTGGGCTGCAATGATGCAGGTTATCACTACCATCTACAATCTTGAAGAAACATTGTCAAAAACCTGA
- a CDS encoding DUF1501 domain-containing protein: MKNEFIEHHLNMNRRKFLSRLSLGIGSVALGSLLIPDVFSKGSAEEAAFIPGIPHFAPKAKRIIYLFQNGAPSQLESFDYKPKLREMMGQELPASIRMGQRLTGMTAGQASFPLVGSHYDFHQYGASRAWISDLFPHTAKIVDDICIVKSMFTEAINHDPALTFFQTGAQQGNRASFGSWMSYGLGSENKNLPAFCVLLSRGKGNGQGVYSKLWSNGFLDSIHQGVQFSSGESPVLYLNNPDGIDMANRRQMLDQLAALNEQSYKEFGDPEISTKIQQYEMAYRMQTAVPELTDLSKEPDDTIKLYGPDCLVPGTFAANCLLARKLSESGVRFIQLYHQGWDQHGNLPNEMAGQAKDVDRASAALITDLKQRGLLDETLVIWGGEFGRTNYCQGKMTADNYGRDHHPRCFSIWMAGGGVKSGIVYGETDEFGYNIIKDPVHVHDFHATVLHLMGLDHEKLTFKHQGRRYRLTDVAGKVIPGLMA, from the coding sequence ATGAAAAATGAATTTATAGAACATCACCTGAACATGAACCGGCGCAAATTCTTATCGCGTCTGAGCCTGGGCATAGGTAGTGTGGCACTGGGTTCCCTGCTGATACCGGATGTTTTCAGTAAGGGAAGTGCCGAGGAAGCAGCTTTTATTCCGGGGATACCGCATTTTGCGCCCAAGGCCAAAAGGATTATTTACCTGTTTCAGAATGGTGCGCCGTCGCAGCTGGAGAGCTTCGACTATAAACCCAAGCTCCGGGAAATGATGGGGCAGGAGTTGCCAGCTTCCATCCGCATGGGGCAGCGCCTCACGGGGATGACCGCGGGTCAGGCATCTTTCCCTTTGGTAGGATCTCACTACGATTTTCACCAATATGGCGCATCCCGGGCATGGATAAGCGATCTGTTCCCGCATACGGCGAAGATCGTTGACGATATATGTATTGTGAAATCGATGTTCACGGAAGCGATCAACCACGATCCGGCACTTACGTTTTTCCAAACCGGGGCTCAGCAGGGAAACCGCGCCAGCTTTGGTTCCTGGATGAGTTATGGACTGGGAAGTGAAAATAAAAACCTGCCTGCTTTCTGCGTATTACTGTCAAGAGGAAAAGGCAATGGACAGGGTGTATACTCGAAGCTCTGGTCTAATGGTTTCCTGGATAGTATACATCAGGGCGTGCAATTCAGTAGCGGAGAAAGTCCGGTGTTGTACCTGAACAACCCGGATGGCATAGATATGGCCAATCGCAGGCAGATGCTGGATCAGCTGGCAGCCTTGAATGAACAGTCTTACAAGGAATTTGGTGACCCGGAAATCAGTACTAAAATACAGCAATACGAGATGGCCTATCGCATGCAAACGGCGGTGCCGGAGCTGACGGATCTGTCGAAGGAACCGGATGATACCATCAAGTTATACGGACCGGATTGCCTGGTGCCGGGAACATTTGCCGCGAACTGCCTGCTGGCGAGGAAGCTGTCGGAAAGCGGCGTGCGTTTCATACAGCTGTATCATCAGGGCTGGGATCAGCATGGTAATTTGCCTAATGAAATGGCTGGTCAGGCGAAAGATGTAGACAGGGCATCAGCAGCATTGATAACCGATCTGAAGCAAAGGGGATTGCTGGATGAAACACTGGTGATCTGGGGCGGTGAATTTGGTCGCACGAACTATTGCCAGGGTAAAATGACTGCCGACAATTATGGCCGCGATCATCATCCGCGCTGCTTTTCCATCTGGATGGCCGGAGGAGGAGTAAAGTCGGGTATTGTATATGGAGAGACAGATGAATTTGGATATAACATCATCAAAGATCCGGTGCACGTGCATGACTTTCATGCCACCGTACTGCATCTGATGGGACTTGACCACGAAAAATTAACATTCAAACACCAGGGCCGCCGTTACCGGTTAACAGATGTTGCCGGTAAAGTGATACCGGGATTAATGGCCTAA